From the genome of Pectobacterium atrosepticum:
GATTGGCCATGCTGGCGATCAACCCAAATTTATTATGCGTGGTAAGCCGATACCTGACTGGCACTTTTCTTCCAATATGGTAGGTGCTGCCAGTTTGTACACCAGCGCCAACGATCTGTTGAAATTTGCCCGCGCACATATTTATCCGACAGGTTATTACGCGCTGGACGAAGCCATAAACGATTCGATGAAGACATATTACAACCGCACGAAACAGGCTGCCAATATTGCTTGGATCACCGATGAGGTAGGCACACAACACATTACCTATCAGGTGGGATACATTGGTGGTTATTCAAGTTACATCGGGTTAGATCGTCACAATCGCATTGCCGTAGTTGTACTGCAAAACAGCTTCAATTGGGACAATAACCTCGGGCATACCCTTATCTCGCGTATTGGTCAGGCAATGCATTATCAAGGTGTGTGCAAAGCTTAAACAATCACCTCCGCCCGCACGCTCCAGCCACGTAGTAGACATCGTTGCTGGAGCGTGAAGGGCGTTTTGAAAGCAAACGCTTGGTGGTGACCTACTTCAAAACCTGCGGATTCACGCAGTTTTCTTTTACCTGACCGCTCAGGGCGGCAATCAGGTTATCGACGGCGCAGGCGGCCATGTCGTAGCGCGTTTCGTGCGTGGCAGAACCGATATGCGGCAGCGCCACGACGTTAGGTAAATCCAGCAGGGGAGAATCGACAGGCAACGGTTCTTTGACAAAAACATCCAGACCTGCGGCCTGAATTGTCCCTTTGACCAATGCTTCCGTTAGCGCATCTTCATCCACGACGGCACCACGACCGATATTGATCAAAATAGCGCTGGGCTTCATTTTTGCCAGCTGTTCACGGCCAATGAGGTGGTGAGTTTCCGCCGTCAGCGGCAGCGTGATACAGAGGAAATCAGATTCTGCCAATAGCGTATCGAGATCGCAGTGGCGGGCATTAAATCGTTCTTCTGCTTCGGCATGATGGCGGCGTGCGTTGTACAGTACTGGCATGCTGAAACCAAAGTGGGCGCGTTGTGCGACGGCCAGACCAATGCGGCCCATCCCCAGAATACCGATGGTTTTATGGTGAACGTCGGTGCCAAACCAGTCGCTGCCTACACCGCCTTTCCATTCGCCCGCTTTGACCCG
Proteins encoded in this window:
- the ghrB gene encoding glyoxylate/hydroxypyruvate reductase GhrB, whose amino-acid sequence is MKPSVILYKKVADDLRARLDQHFTVTELDAFPALDHPALATAEGIIGSGGKVDKDFLQHAPLLRAASTISVGYDTFNVDALNEKGVILMHTPTVLTETVADTVLALMLASARRVVEVVERVKAGEWKGGVGSDWFGTDVHHKTIGILGMGRIGLAVAQRAHFGFSMPVLYNARRHHAEAEERFNARHCDLDTLLAESDFLCITLPLTAETHHLIGREQLAKMKPSAILINIGRGAVVDEDALTEALVKGTIQAAGLDVFVKEPLPVDSPLLDLPNVVALPHIGSATHETRYDMAACAVDNLIAALSGQVKENCVNPQVLK